One Brassica napus cultivar Da-Ae chromosome A5, Da-Ae, whole genome shotgun sequence DNA window includes the following coding sequences:
- the LOC106452325 gene encoding L-ascorbate oxidase homolog, producing MRGVKLLAACLYLAAAATVVVHAEDPYFHHVWNVTYGTASPLGVPQQVILINGQFPGPNINSTSNNNVIINVFNNLDEPFLLTWNGIQHRKNCWQDGTPGTMCPIMPGTNYTYHFQPKDQIGSYFYYPTTGMHRAAGGYGGLRVNSRLLIPVPYADPEDDYTVLIGDWYTKSHTQLKKFLDGGRTIGRPDGIVINGKSGKGDGSDAPLFTLKPGKTYRVRICNVGLKTSINFRIQNHKMKLVEMEGSHVLQNDYDSLDVHVGQCFGTIVTANQEPKDYYMVASSRFLKTVITTTGLLRYEGGKGPASSQLPAGPVGWAWSLNQFRSFRWNLTASAARPNPQGSYHYGKINITRTIKLVNTQGKVDGKLRFALNGVSHTEPETPLKLAEYFGISDKVFKYDTITDDPTPEQIKNIKIEPNVLNITHRTFVEVVFENHEKSVQSWHLDGYSFFSVAVEPGTWTPEKRKNYNLLDAVSRHTVQVYPKCWAAILLTFDNCGMWNVRSENTERRYLGQQLYASVLSPEKSLRDEYNMPETSLQCGLVKNTPKPVNPYAGA from the exons ATGCGAGGGGTTAAACTATTGGCCGCGTGCCTCTACCTGGCCGCAGCCGCAACGGTGGTGGTCCATGCCGAAGACCCTTACTTCCACCACGTATGGAACGTGACCTATGGAACCGCTTCTCCTCTAGGCGTTCCACAACAAGTCATTCTAATCAACGGCCAATTCCCTGGTCCCAACATCAACTCAACCTCCAACAACAATGTCATCATCAACGTCTTCAACAACCTTGATGAACCCTTCCTCCTCACTTG GAATGGAATCCAGCACAGGAAGAACTGTTGGCAAGATGGGACTCCAGGGACTATGTGTCCGATCATGCCCGGCACCAACTACACTTACCATTTCCAGCCTAAAGATCAGATAGGAAGCTACTTCTACTATCCCACCACAGGGATGCACCGTGCCGCTGGTGGATATGGTGGACTCCGAGTGAACAGCCGTCTCCTCATCCCGGTCCCTTACGCTGATCCCGAAGATGACTACACTGTCCTCATCGGTGACTGGTACACTAAGAGCCACACTCAGTTGAAGAAGTTCCTCGACGGTGGTCGTACTATTGGTCGTCCAGACGGTATTGTCATCAACGGAAAGTCCGGAAAAGGTGATGGATCAGACGCACCGCTCTTCACCTTGAAGCCTGGAAAGACTTACAGGGTTAGGATCTGTAACGTGGGTCTCAAGACATCTATCAACTTTAGGATTCAGAATCACAAGATGAAGCTCGTTGAAATGGAAGGATCGCACGTTCTTCAAAACGATTACGACTCTCTCGACGTTCACGTTGGCCAGTGCTTTGGCACCATCGTTACCGCGAATCAAGAACCTAAAGATTACTACATGGTTGCATCCTCTAGGTTCTTGAAGACGGTTATTACAACAACCGGACTTCTCCGCTACGAGGGAGGCAAAGGACCAGCCTCTTCACAGCTCCCGGCTGGTCCGGTCGGATGGGCCTGGTCGTTGAACCAGTTCCGATCCTTCAGGTGGAACTTGACCGCTAGTGCAGCCAGGCCTAACCCTCAGGGATCTTACCATTATGGAAAGATCAACATCACACGTACAATCAAGCTCGTGAACACTCAAGGCAAGGTCGATGGTAAGCTTAGGTTTGCATTGAACGGAGTCTCCCACACAGAACCTGAGACCCCTCTGAAGCTGGCCGAATACTTTGGTATTTCCGACAAGGTGTTTAAGTATGATACCATCACCGATGACCCTACCCCGGAACAGATCAAAAACATCAAGATCGAGCCTAACGTTCTTAACATCACTCACCGCACCTTCGTCGAGGTGGTGTTTGAGAACCACGAGAAGAGTGTTCAGTCTTGGCACTTGGACGGTTATTCTTTCTTCTCCGTTGC TGTTGAGCCAGGGACTTGGACCCCAGAGAAGAGGAAGAACTACAACCTCTTGGATGCAGTGAGCAGACACACAGTTCAAGTCTACCCAAAGTGTTGGGCAGCAATCTTGCTCACATTTGATAACTGTGGAATGTGGAACGTTCGTTCTGAGAACACAGAGAGACGTTACTTAGGACAGCAGCTTTACGCCAGTGTCTTGTCTCCAGAGAAATCACTTAGAGATGAATACAACATGCCTGAGACAAGCCTCCAATGTGGTCTCGTCAAAAACACACCTAAACCTGTTAACCCTTACGCTGGTGCCTAA
- the LOC106452326 gene encoding receptor-like protein kinase BRI1-like 3, protein MKQQWLFLFVILCMLVLLLTVDARHRRLLTDDQSEAALLTAFKQSSVKSDPHNFLDNWKHGPGPPGRDPCSWRGVSCYEGRVIGLDLRNAGLTGTLNLSNLTALPNLRSLYLSNNSFSEEIPEINFPAALQHLDLSQNNFSGDFSRLSFGLCSNLTFFSLSHNNVSGENFPVTLSNCKLLETLNLSRNSLAGKLPGEWGSFQSLKQLSLSHNRFSGEIPPEISLLCRTLEVLDLSGNGLTGQLPESFVSCGVLQSLNLGNNKLSGEFLTTVVSKLPRITSLYLPYNNISGSVPLSLANCSELRVLDLSSNEFTGEVPYGLCTPVLEKLLIANNYLSGTVPVELSSCKSLKTIDLSFNALGGPIPKEIWTMPKLSDLVMWANNLTGEIPDDICVDGGNLETLILNNNLLTGSIPESISKCTNMIWISLSGNRLTGKIPVGMGKLEKLAILQLGGNSLTGNVPSELGNCKSLIWLDLNSNNLTGDLPAELASQAGKVMPGSVSGKQFAFVRNEGGTDCRGAGGLVEFEGIRAERLEHFPMVHSCPETRIYTGLAMYTFDGNGSMIYLDLSYNAVSGSIPVSYGNMVYLQVLNLGHNLLSGAIPDSFGGLKAIGVLDLSHNNLQGFLPGSLGGLSFLSDLDVSNNNLTGPIPFGGQLTTFPLKRYANNSGLCGLPLPPCSSGSRHRPTSSIAHHKKQSIATGMITGLVFSFMCMLMLTIALYRVRKVQKKEKKREKYIESLPTSGSSSWKLSSVHEPLSINVATFEKPLRKLTFAHLLEATNGFSADSMIGSGGFGDVYKAKLGDGSVVAIKKLIQVTGQGDREFMAEMETIGKIKHRNLVPLLGYCKIGEERLLVYEYMKHGSLETVLHEKTKRGGVFLDWTARKKIATGAARGLAFLHHSCIPHIIHRDMKSSNVLLDQDFTARVSDFGMARLVSALDTHLSVSTLAGTPGYVPPEYYQSFRCTTKGDVYSYGVILLELLSGKKPIDPEEFGEDNNLVGWAKQLYKESRGAEILDSDLITEKSGDVELFHYLKIASQCLDDRPFKRPTMIQVMAMFKEFVQVDTENDDSLDDFSLKETPLVEEPRDKEP, encoded by the coding sequence ATGAAGCAACAATGGCTGTTCCTGTTCGTGATCCTCTGTATGCTCGTCTTGCTTCTTACGGTGGACGCTCGTCACAGACGTCTACTAACCGACGACCAGAGCGAAGCTGCTCTGTTAACGGCGTTTAAGCAATCCTCCGTCAAGTCTGATCCTCACAACTTTCTGGATAACTGGAAACACGGGCCCGGCCCACCGGGCCGTGACCCATGTTCGTGGCGAGGCGTCTCCTGCTACGAAGGCCGAGTCATCGGCCTAGATCTACGAAACGCCGGCCTCACCGGAACCCTAAATCTCAGTAACCTCACGGCGTTACCGAATCTCCGGAGCCTATACCTCTCGAATAACTCGTTTTCCGAGGAGATCCCGGAGATCAATTTCCCGGCGGCTCTGCAACACCTCGATCTATCTCAGAACAACTTCTCCGGCGACTTCTCCCGTCTCAGCTTCGGGCTCTGTAGCAACCTCACCTTCTTCAGCTTATCGCACAACAACGTCTCCGGGGAGAACTTTCCGGTGACTCTCTCGAACTGTAAGCTCCTCGAGACGCTGAACCTCTCTCGGAACAGCCTCGCCGGGAAACTCCCCGGCGAATGGGGGAGTTTCCAGAGCCTGAAACAGCTCTCTCTATCGCACAACAGATTCTCCGGCGAAATTCCGCCGGAGATTTCTCTCCTCTGCCGAACTCTAGAGGTTCTTGATCTCTCCGGTAACGGTCTCACCGGCCAGCTCCCGGAGTCTTTCGTCTCTTGTGGGGTATTACAAAGTCTCAACCTTGGAAACAATAAGCTCTCCGGCGAGTTTTTAACCACCGTAGTGAGCAAGCTTCCTAGGATCACTTCTCTTTACTTGCCGTACAACAACATCTCAGGCTCTGTTCCGCTTTCGCTAGCTAACTGTAGTGAACTTCGAGTTCTTGATCTTAGCTCAAACGAGTTCACTGGAGAAGTACCGTACGGCTTGTGCACTCCGGTTCTTGAGAAGCTGCTTATCGCCAACAACTACTTATCAGGGACTGTTCCTGTAGAGCTAAGTAGCTGCAAGAGCTTGAAGACGATAGATCTCAGTTTCAATGCTCTCGGGGGGCCGATTCCAAAGGAGATATGGACAATGCCGAAGCTATCAGACTTAGTTATGTGGGCGAACAATCTCACCGGTGAGATCCCTGATGACATTTGCGTTGATGGAGGAAACTTAGAGACTCTGATCTTGAACAACAACCTCTTAACCGGTTCTATACCGGAATCAATATCTAAATGCACTAATATGATCTGGATCTCTCTTTCTGGCAACCGCCTTACCGGGAAGATCCCGGTAGGGATGGGAAAGCTTGAGAAGCTGGCGATTCTCCAGCTTGGGGGCAATTCTTTAACCGGTAACGTCCCTTCCGAGCTTGGGAACTGCAAGAGTCTTATCTGGCTTGATCTGAACAGCAACAATCTAACCGGAGACCTCCCAGCTGAACTAGCTAGCCAAGCTGGGAAGGTAATGCCTGGAAGCGTCTCTGGTAAACAGTTTGCCTTTGTTAGAAACGAAGGCGGTACGGACTGCAGAGGTGCAGGTGGTTTGGTTGAGTTTGAAGGCATTCGCGCAGAGCGGTTAGAGCATTTTCCTATGGTTCATTCTTGTCCTGAGACACGGATATACACAGGCTTGGCTATGTACACCTTCGACGGAAACGGGAGCATGATCTACCTGGACCTTTCGTATAACGCGGTCTCAGGTTCTATTCCTGTGAGTTATGGTAACATGGTTTACCTTCAGGTTTTGAATCTGGGACATAACCTGTTATCCGGAGCCATACCGGATAGCTTCGGTGGATTAAAAGCAATTGGAGTTCTTGATCTGTCTCACAACAACCTCCAAGGCTTCTTACCTGGATCACTTGGAGGTCTCTCCTTCCTCAGCGACTTAGACGTCTCTAACAACAATCTTACCGGACCAATCCCATTCGGAGGGCAGCTCACAACGTTCCCACTCAAAAGATACGCAAACAACTCAGGCCTCTGTGGGCTTCCCCTCCCGCCTTGCAGCTCTGGTTCCCGCCACCGCCCCACGAGCTCCATCGCTCACCATAAGAAGCAGAGCATCGCCACGGGGATGATCACCGGCCTTGTGTTTTCTTTCATGTGTATGTTGATGCTTACTATAGCGCTTTACAGAGTAAGGAAAGTtcagaagaaagagaagaagagagagaagtaCATCGAGAGCCTCCCTACCTCTGGTAGCAGCAGCTGGAAGCTCTCTAGCGTCCATGAGCCGCTAAGCATCAACGTCGCGACGTTTGAGAAGCCGCTGCGGAAACTCACTTTCGCGCATCTTTTGGAAGCCACCAACGGGTTTAGCGCTGATAGTATGATCGGATCAGGCGGGTTTGGAGATGTTTACAAGGCGAAACTCGGTGACGGGTCTGTTGTAGCGATAAAGAAGCTGATCCAAGTCACGGGACAAGGGGATAGAGAGTTCATGGCTGAGATGGAGACCATTGGGAAAATCAAACATAGAAACCTTGTTCCTCTGTTAGGTTACTGCAAGATTGGTGAAGAGAGGCTTCTTGTTTATGAGTACATGAAACACGGGAGCTTAGAGACCGTTCTACACGAGAAGACCAAGAGAGGTGGAGTCTTTCTTGACTGGACGGCGAGGAAGAAGATTGCAACGGGAGCTGCACGTGGGCTAGCGTTCCTGCACCACAGCTGCATCCCTCACATTATCCACAGAGACATGAAGTCAAGCAACGTTCTTCTAGACCAAGACTTCACAGCACGCGTCTCGGACTTCGGTATGGCAAGGCTGGTGAGCGCTCTGGACACGCATTTGAGCGTGAGCACGCTCGCGGGAACTCCCGGTTACGTTCCGCCAGAGTATTACCAGAGTTTCCGGTGCACGACCAAAGGAGATGTGTATAGCTACGGGGTTATACTCCTGGAGCTTCTCTCGGGGAAGAAACCGATCGATCCTGAGGAGTTTGGTGAGGACAACAATCTCGTGGGATGGGCTAAGCAGCTTTATAAGGAGAGTAGAGGAGCTGAGATTCTTGATTCGGACCTGATAACTGAGAAATCTGGCGACGTTGAGCTGTTTCATTACTTGAAGATTGCGTCTCAGTGTCTGGACGATCGACCGTTCAAAAGACCAACTATGATTCAAGTGATGGCGATGTTCAAAGAGTTTGTTCAGGTCGATACAGAGAATGATGATAGTCTCGATGACTTCTCTCTCAAGGAAACTCCTTTGGTGGAAGAACCACGAGATAAAGAGCCTTAG
- the LOC106345408 gene encoding L-ascorbate oxidase homolog encodes MMQGGKLLTVFVCLVSSVALVNAGDPYFYYTWNVTYGTVAPLGIPQQVILINGQFPGPNLNSTSNNNVVINVFNNLDEPFLLTWSGLQHRKNSWQDGVTGTSCPIPAGTNYTYHFQPKDQIGSYFYYPSTALHRFSGGFGGLRVNSRLLIPVPYADPEDDYTVLINDWYTKSHTALKTFLDSGRTLGSPDGVLINGKSGKVGGPNVPLFTMKPGKTYKYRICNVGFKSTLNFRIQGHKMKLVEMEGSHVLQNDYDSLDVHVGQCFAVLVTADQNAKNYYMVASTRFLKKEVSTVGVMSYEGSNVQASSELPKAPVGWAWSLNQFRSFRWNLTASAARPNPQGSYHYGKINITRTIKLANTKNLVNGKVRFGLNGVSHVDTETPLKLAEYFEMSEKVFKYNVIKDEPAAKITTLTVEPNVLNITFRTFVEIVFENHEKSMQSFHLDGYSFFSVASEPGTWTPEKRNNYNLLDAVSRHTVQVFPKSWSAILLTFDNAGMWNIRSENWERRYLGQQMYVSVLSPEKSLRDEYNIPLNTNLCGIVKGLPLPTPYTI; translated from the exons ATGATGCAGGGTGGTAAGCTTTTGACGGTGTTTGTGTGCCTCGTCTCCTCGGTGGCGCTGGTGAACGCTGGTGATCCTTACTTTTACTACACATGGAATGTGACTTACGGAACTGTCGCGCCTCTTGGAATCCCTCAACAGGTGATTCTCATCAACGGACAGTTCCCTGGTCCTAACCTAAACTCCACCTCCAACAACAATGTTGTCATCAATGTCTTCAACAACCTTGACGAGCCTTTCCTCTTGACATG GAGTGGTCTCCAGCACAGGAAGAACTCATGGCAAGATGGTGTGACTGGGACCTCATGCCCAATCCCAGCAGGCACCAACTACACTTACCATTTCCAGCCCAAGGACCAGATCGGTAGCTACTTCTACTACCCATCAACCGCTCTCCACCGTTTCTCCGGTGGTTTCGGTGGCCTCCGTGTCAACAGCCGTCTCCTCATCCCCGTCCCTTACGCTGACCCCGAAGACGACTACACCGTCCTTATCAACGACTGGTACACCAAGAGCCACACCGCTCTCAAGACCTTCCTCGACAGTGGTCGTACTCTTGGATCCCCCGACGGTGTTCTCATCAACGGTAAATCCGGTAAAGTCGGAGGACCAAACGTGCCACTCTTCACCATGAAGCCAGGAAAGACTTACAAGTACAGAATATGCAACGTTGGATTCAAATCCACACTTAACTTCAGGATCCAAGGACACAAGATGAAGCTTGTTGAGATGGAAGGCTCTCACGTTCTCCAGAACGACTACGACTCACTCGACGTCCACGTCGGACAGTGCTTCGCTGTTCTTGTGACAGCTGACCAAAATGCCAAGAACTACTACATGGTTGCATCCACTAGGTTCCTCAAGAAGGAAGTGAGCACCGTTGGTGTGATGAGCTACGAAGGAAGCAACGTTCAGGCTTCAAGTGAGCTCCCCAAGGCTCCAGTGGGCTGGGCTTGGTCTCTTAACCAGTTCAGATCCTTCAGGTGGAACTTAACCGCCAGCGCGGCTAGACCTAACCCGCAAGGATCTTACCATTACGGAAAGATCAACATCACTCGTACCATCAAGCTCGCCAACACCAAGAACTTGGTGAACGGTAAGGTTAGGTTTGGACTCAACGGTGTATCACACGTTGACACCGAGACTCCCTTGAAACTTGCTGAGTACTTTGAGATGTCCGAGAAGGTCTTCAAATACAACGTCATCAAGGACGAGCCAGCAGCCAAGATCACAACATTAACCGTGGAGCCCAATGTTTTGAACATCACTTTCCGTACCTTTGTTGAAATAGTCTTCGAGAACCATGAGAAGAGCATGCAATCCTTCCATTTGGATGGTTACTCATTCTTCTCAGTCGC TTCTGAGCCAGGAACATGGACACCAGAGAAGAGAAACAACTACAACTTGCTCGATGCCGTCAGCAGACACACCGTGCAAGTGTTCCCCAAGTCCTGGTCCGCCATCCTCTTGACATTCGACAACGCTGGTATGTGGAACATCAGATCAGAGAACTGGGAGAGAAGATATTTGGGACAGCAGATGTACGTCAGTGTTCTGTCACCTGAGAAATCACTAAGAGACGAATACAACATCCCACTCAACACCAACCTCTGCGGTATCGTCAAGGGCTTGCCATTACCTACACCCTACACTATTTAA
- the LOC125608696 gene encoding zinc finger BED domain-containing protein RICESLEEPER 2-like has product MDPNFKFLETCDFDTQRLIGALNAADENRETEIGCSDGKKQQGKRVIEVADDEVDSDVEETPPPINPTQPCKQFSLGSGSFSTQSGSSSKAMEGKKKPVAATIRGGRRCSKPAPKPVQPQKKKKKEDEEINVDDDVDEDDEDAAMKSRQRSDVWVDFCVIRKPNGEEKAKCNHCKNEYAWSSHGHGTTSLKRHRGIFKMYRRLNGKMNVNAEGKLVPRKYDHLVFRQLVAKTIVQHDLPFSYVEYEKVRDTWRYLNADVQTICRNTAKADVYRLYENERDALKRELASLPGRVSLTSDLWSSLKREGYMCVTAHYIDRNWRLNSKILTFCALSPPHTGMNVSMQLLESLKEWGIEKKVFSITLDNATSNDSMQDIVKSQLMLNDDLLCGGEFFHVRCAAHILNLIVQDGLKVIGSSLHKVRESIKYVLASEAREVLFEKCVVAAGIKENAGLILDVQTRWNSTFYMLERAIKFRKAFVKLETFDRRGYKMAPTAEEWTRAENICRFLGPFAVITSLMSGSNYPTSNLYFYQVWLIHDWLRINEESEDEVVREMVPPMKEKFDKYWEEVSCVFAMAVVFDPRFKLSIVDCCLGKLDMSTRDTKLRNLRDKLSTLFKSYDKKSKTNSPSTEPRETVPQNVCAEGSMGMFENYNDFFAFRKVSGAVSGKTPLEAYLDEPPLDFNSFRSMDILKWWKDNTHRYGDLSAMACDLLSIPITTVASESSFSIGSRVLNKYRSRLLPKNVQALICTRNWLKGYEAYEHDEILDEEENLPSFESIVNGGDEDEEEV; this is encoded by the exons ATGGATCCCAATTTCAAGTTCTTGGAGACTTGTGACTTCGACACTCAACGCCTGATAGGAGCCCTTAACGCTGCTGATGAGAATCGTGAGACTGAGATAGGCTGTTCTGATGGaaagaagcaacaaggaaaacGAGTGATTGAGGTAGCTGATGATGAGGTCGATAGTGATGTTGAGGAGACTCCTCCTCCAATCAATCCCACTCAGCCTTGCAAACAATTTTCTCTCGGATCAGGGAGTTTCTCAACTCAATCCGGGTCGTCTTCAAAGGCGATGGAAGGGAAAAAAAAACCGGTTGCTGCTACAATACGTGGAGGGAGGAGGTGTTCCAAGCCGGCTCCAAAACCGGTGCAGccgcaaaagaagaagaaaaaagaggatGAGGAGATTAATGTGGATGATGATGTTGATGAGGACGATGAGGATGCTGCTATGAAGAGTAGGCAAAGGTCAGATGTTTGGGTGGATTTTTGTGTGATTCGAAAACCCAATGGCGAGGAGAAAGCCAAATGCAATCATTGCAAGAATGAGTATGCTTGGAGCTCTCACGGGCATGGAACTACGTCCTTGAAAAGACATCGTGGTATTTTCAAAATGTATAGAAGGTTGAATGGGAAGATGAATGTCAATGCTGAAGGGAAATTAGTACCTCGCAAATATGACCATCttgtgtttaggcagctggtcGCTAAGACAATAGTCCAGCATGACCTCCCATTTTCGTATGTGGAGTATGAAAAAGTGAGAGACACTTGGAGGTATTTGAATGCTGATGTCCAAACCATTTGTCGAAACACTGCGAAAGCAGATGTGTATCGGTTGTATGAGAACGAGAGAGATGCACTGAAGAGGGAATTAGCGAGTCTTCCTGGAAGAGTTTCCTTGACGTCTGATTTGTGGTCATCGCTAAAACGTGAGGGTTATATGTGTGTGACGGCTCATTACATTGATCGAAATTGGAGGTTGAACAGCAAGATCCTGACGTTTTGTGCTTTATCACCACCACATACAGGTATGAATGTTTCGATGCAGCTCCTTGAATCACTGAAAGAGTGGGGAATAGAAAAAAAAGTGTTCTCTATCACATTGGATAATGCTACAAGCAATGATTCGATGCAAGATATTGTGAAATCGCAGCTGATGTTGAACGATGACTTGTTGTGTGGCGGAGAGTTTTTCCATGTCAGATGTGCAGCTCACATACTTAACCTCATAGTGCAAGATGGTTTGAAGGTTATTGGAAGTTCTTTGCACAAAGTAAGAGAGAGTATTAAGTACGTATTAGCATCAGAAGCGCGTGAAGTATTGTTCGAAAAATGTGTGGTTGCTGCTGGTATAAAGGAAAATGCGGGTCTGATACTGGATGTGCAGACAAGATGGAATTCAACTTTCTATATGCTTGAAAGAGCCATCAAGTTCCGCAAAGCGTTTGTTAAGTTGGAGACATTTGATAGGAGAGGTTATAAAATGGCGCCTACAGCTGAGGAGTGGACAAGAGCTGAGAATATCTGCCGTTTTTTGGGACCATTCGCTGTGATTACAAGTTTGATGTCTGGTTCCAATTACCCGACTTCGAACTTGTATTTCTATCAGGTCTGGTTGATCCATGATTGGCTTAGAATTAATGAAGAAAGCGAAGATGAGGTTGTCAGAGAGATGGTGCCACCGATGAAAGAGAAGTTTGATAAATATTGGGAAGAAGTCAGTTGTGTTTTCGCGATGGCAGTCGTCTTTGATCCACGTTTTAAGCTTTCTATTGTGGATTGTTGCTTAGGGAAGCTCGACATGAGTACACGTGATACAAAGTTGAGAAACTTGCGTGATAAGCTCAGTACTCTGTTTAAGTCTTACGACAAAAAATCCAAGACTAACTCACCTTCTACAGAGCCACGTGAGACGGTTCCACAAAATGTTTGTGCTGAAGGGTCAATGGGTATGTTTGAGAACTACAAT GATTTCTTTGCGTTTCGCAAAGTCAGCGGCGCTGTGAGTGGAAAAACACCTCTAGAAGCTTATCTGGATGAACCACCCTTGGACTTTAATAGTTTTCGGAGCATGGACATTCTCAAGTGGTGGAAAGATAATACTCATAGGTATGGCGATTTGTCAGCAATGGCTTGTGATTTACTGAGTATTCCTATTACAACAGTGGCTTCAGAGTCTTCCTTTAGCATTGGATCGCGAGTCCTTAATAAATACAGGAGCCGTCTACTTCCGAAAAATGTGCAAGCTCTGATCTGTACTAGGAACTGGCTAAAGGGATATGAAGCTTATGAACATG ATGAAAttcttgatgaagaagagaaccTACCATCATTTGAATCCATTGTCAATGGtggagatgaagatgaagaagaagtttga